In the Arachis stenosperma cultivar V10309 chromosome 8, arast.V10309.gnm1.PFL2, whole genome shotgun sequence genome, TGCTGGTGCTGCATAACAACCTCCTGAAAAGGGGAAACAGAAACAGAAAACGGTTGCAGAGAGTGATGTGAGAGGTTGTTACGATTCAGTTGAGACGGTTGCTGATGGTGTTGGTTGTTAAAGAGCGGGAGAACAGGCGCGTGAGATgaaccattattattattattgttaacgACAACGTAGTTTGCGAGTTCCGTCTTGGCATGGTTAAGTTCAGCCTGAAGCTGTTTGAGCTTGTGCTGGAGAAGTGAAATGAGGCCTACGCATCCGTACACGGGGTCACGGAGACGCGCCTCCGCCTCGTATGCCAGCGACTTCACTGCATCCTCTCGTTGAGCTGCGTTCAGGTCGTTGAGGAGTTTTGCCACGTTGCTTGCTCCGAACACTTTGTGAACGTACGCAAATCTCTGCGGGTTGTCCGGCGGGAAGTACGGCGCGAACACACACTCCTGTGTGCACTTTCTACGCTGAATCTTGCACGCCGCACACGGCGAATTGTTTGCGGCAGCCGCCGAAAAAGACGAAGACattacttttgttttttttttctttctaattattagatataataaattaaattaaaacccTACAAAGCATAAGAATTAGAAAGCACTGGTTGAATATGATTTGGTGGAGCAATAGATCCTAAATGGAGGAGTGGTATCTGGTGACCTAAACGTTTTGGGATTAGAGTGAGGGAAGTTGTAGTGGTAGTGGTGATAAtggttgttgttattgttgttgttggcaATGGCAGTTTTCAGGGTTGAGGGGATTGGGGTTTTGATTATACGGTGCACTCACCACGCCGACTTATACGGGAACACTTACACACATTCCTtcactttctctttctcttttttctttctcttgtCTTTATACTATCATCATCAAAACTGCATTAATTGcaaatattttccttttttatttttggtatcCATTTTCTAATTGAATTAGAATATCTGTCTATACTTTTTGACTCTCTGCATGTTTTCTCAAAGGTAGTAAATTTCATTCCATGTTTTCTATTTCATATTTGAACTTAATTGATATGGATTATATCCAATTagatattaaaattaatgaataaataagtcaaaattattattaatgtagaaatatatgattgattatTTACTAATGACATGCATAAATATTTTACTAGTTGACCAATCATATCTCATATGTATTATACACAGATTGCAAGAATTACAATCTGCAATTATTGATTGTAGAAGAAATATTCTGACGTTGGGTCTTATCAAGAAAAAGTTTGTATCACTTAATTGTTGTCTATTGCTACGTGATACTTTAATTATGTTAAGTATAATTGTCGCTTGCTATAATTACAATATActctattttaatataatagGATAGGCAGTAGTATGTATACTCTATTTTACCCCACGCATTAAACAAGATAGTATATAATTATCTCATAAATAATTCCATTCTTTTTTGGATTGGATTATCACGTGTTAGTTTTTCATAGTTTGACAAGTTCAATTTTCAAAAGCTCAAAATAATGGCAATTGAGCCATCTCTTTATATTAATTTATCACTATTCGGTGTAAGATTTATGGTAATATGTTAGTTCAAACAGTTAATGATTAACAATCAATGTAAGTTGGAGTACTCAAAGAATGAATTATTCTATGCTtaaattttacatattttagTCATACATtgattttagttattaattacatataaatttttagtgttttaggtttgatttttttttctcttgaatcaatacaaaaaattattgatagtaaaaataagtaaaaaattttacctaaaaaatatcaattttcaGGATAATGAATGAAAATTCACATctaactttaaaattttatatttctaaaaaaaataaaatatagaagTAATATTTAGTTGACTCAACCATCAAAATATTTAGAGAAAAAGACAGATAGGTCCCTGACTTTTCAAACTTTTGACAAATATATCcctgacaaaatttaaatacaaaaaagtccCTGACTTTAACAAACGGAGGACAATTTAGTCCTTCCGTCTATTTGCCTCTCATATACCGAACGGAACTGGCTGACGTGGCTGAAACGGTGTACAGGTGTCCGTTACGGTGCCACGTTGGAAGGGAAAAAAATttcgaaggacaaataagtccttgacgtcattttacaaataaagttcgaaggacaaataggtccttgagaattttttttcattatacttctattatgcttctattatgagaatttagtttataaaattaggctaattttttttctatggaaaaaatattggtgtttttgttgaaaatgAGAGAATGTGGTATAATTATAGATGGGTGAATTTTTTTTGTGGGAAGTCAACACGTGGGGGCGTGGTGAACACGTGGCATCATTCTGGCcaacacgtggggggcgtgTTGAACACGTGGCAGCATCTTAACCAACACGTGGAGGCGTGTTGAATAATTTTCACAATACTGTAATACACTTCAAATGTCAATATTTAACCAAAACACCAATTTTCtttccatattaaaaataatttctgataaaattatgcttgtattttgaaatctagttaacttgttttattctacaatttaaattatttgtattaaaagtGTAGAAATTGGACTTGTTATGTTTCTACTCTTTTTCTTAAATTGCATTAGTTTAATTTTAGTacatttgtgtattatattagaatttGTTAAATTGTATTAGTTCAGTTTTCATCATACCAGTGGCATTAGTTAGCATCTGTTCATTTATGCATCAAGTTAGCATTAGTTCATTTGTGCATCATTCATGTATTAAGTTAACATTAGtgcatttgtgtattatattagaaCTAGTATTTTTATGCATAATAACATTAcgagaatattttttttaaattatagttcACTTTGTTCTAACGGTATAAATTATGCATGacacaaaagatttataaaatcaaactatttttacaaaaaagtcGTAAGTTGACAAAAGTTTCTTACTAAGGAGACCAAGATATCTGcagataaaaaattaactaataagatttttagttattatttttatatgaaaaagtataattttttattagtaattaattttaacgttcgttatctaaaatttaaaataatttaatgtgtataattttacatttaaaatattttaattgtaaaaaaatatcaaatgacatattttgatttgtcaaattactaatataaaatataattatatatagagtaaaaatagtagagagaaatataaaaatagagagaggtagatgagagaatttaggaaatgagtttattaattttgaaaaaaaattctcaaggacctatttgtccttcgaactttatttgtaaaatgacgtcaatgacttatttgtccttcgaactttttTTCCCTTCCAACGTGGCACCGTAACGGACACCTGTACACCGTTTCAGCCACGTCAGCCAGTTCCGTTAGGTGTATGAGAGGCAAATAGACGGAAGGACTAAATTGTCCTTCGTTTGTTAAAGTCAGGGAcctttttgtatttaaattttgtcaggGATGTATTTGTCAAAAGTTTGAAAAGTCAGGGACCTATTTATCTTTTTCCCAAATATTTATCCAAATAATTGATGACAAATAGTTAAACgtgtacaaaaaaaattaatgcagAGGTAAATGAATTAACCATCAATCATGATTGTTGGGACCTGGTAAAAACAATCTTCATTTACCTCTCTCATGAATGACATTCAATGGTTGTTAAATAATACAACCATCTCCTCTTTCACATGTACGCTATCCTATAAATGAATACCCTAAGCCTTAACAATTATGTTTTTTAGAAATTTCTAGAGTATATTAACAAAAAGAGGGAACAAGATAGGAGTTCCCATAATAAGTTATTGAGCAATAAAACAATGAATGATTGAGATTGCCGTTTGTCTGCACGTCCTTGGGCGTCGGCACATAGCAGTTTGTTTGTTTGGCGCTCTTTGTTTTCATGTTGATGTGGGAATGAGCCGAATTATATTAAGTTTAAGGTAGAAACTCAAGTGAAGTctacttcacgtgaagttgatactgAGAGCTGTTAGATTCAGGTGAAGTTGATACCTGAGTTTTTATCTTAAACTAGAATTTACAGAAATTTAGTTTCATTCAGATCAAAGTTTCACTCACTGTAAATTTATAAATGAGTTGAATTTAAGAACTAACTCAAATAACTTgtcaataatatatattatatacctATCAATTGTAGTTTATGTTgtctataaaaatataattttaaactttttataaaaacattaatgcataattaataaaataatattataatttagatataataaaaaattaaaaaatgcaCCCTTAGATATTTAATAAACACAaatgttataattatttaatcatattaaaattgatggaaaaaataactataagtaatagatatttttattattattattattattattattattattattattattattattattataataataataataaattaaaagtataacatatataatatgataataataacaaaagataatattattatttctatttttattaaatattactgtttatataaatatatatttttatattgtgtgtgtttagattaaaatttaaaaatgaaactttgtattaaattgattttaataactTCCTTTTCATAAAAAATGAGTTAATGTTAATGTGATTTatatttagtaattttatatcaaaataaattatagtaaattaaatattgtttagattacattatttaaaatcatgttgaaataaaaattactaaaaaaatgaATTGGTATCATTTAAAACcatttttttaataacactctttgactataatttttttaaaagaacttAAATTATGTCTAAATTTAGCAcctttttttcataatttttttatcctCTTTTTTAGTACTCTTTTTGTATATCATTTGGCATATCTAAtagaattaataatttatattataaaaaaaatcatatatactAATTCAAAAACACAATGAAAAaattacaaagaaaaaaaaaatccataaaaaaatatgtatcaataaaaatgattaaaaaattatatggaCAATGAATActaaaaatttcattaaaaaaatacaacaatATATATTAGAGAACATAAAAAAAACTCTAAATAAAAAcatgtatattatattatgaataagaaaaataaataaaaaaattaataaaaaattaaaacttagaAAAAGTACTAAAAATGTTAGTATAAAAAAGATTTGTTTGTAAAGTATagcagtaaaaaaaataaatataaaaagtctgatgattttttttaatggcAAAATTAgcagaaaataaataaattttttcaattacttTTCAATCTAACAATTGAACGTAAATACAAAAGTtacactttattgcttttgataAACGGTAGTTAAAACATAGAATCTATTTgcatttaaaagaaaaaaagagctaaacaaaaaattatgtACTTGGAATGCTAAACCAAACAcatttattgtatatttatataaatttataatcaagctaattcataaattaataaatttttaacataCACGATTCATCAAATATACAGTTAAAATCTAACTTCGACCCACACAATCTTAAATTCAATTTATCAAGTTCCTACCAAATGGAGTTTAATCTGACTTAGGAGTTCCCTTAACTCACTTTCAGGCTTCAGCCCGACATAGAGGTAGGTTGTTTTCGTAATTGAGAAGGCCCTCTGCTAGTTGGTGCAGCTTTTGATTTGGGATCAGATCAAAAGGGAAAGGaaaggaaaggaaaagaaaagaggtaTATCATCCGAGTTCGTCTCCATGACCTGCGAGTTGCACTGTCATTTTGATTGACTGCTAATTAGGTTCTGCCGTTTTACGTTTTGCATTCATTTTCGATTTGACGGAACCTTAAGCTTCCAACATTGGAAATTAGGAATACCTAGCTACTAGCTATTGGGTGGCACTGCCACGTCACTTTGAAATCATGGTCAACTAATCTCACACATCGTCtcttccttctctttctcttcctcctctcccTCCATTGTTCTTTCCGTCTTATAGACTTGTCGCTTTCACCGATCATTTATCCTCCATTTCACCACTCATATTGGCCATGTGCCCCCACTCCTCCTGCTATATCATTAATTCAATGCCACAACATAACACCATTTTCATCGCATCACCATTTAATTTTGTCACTTTGCTTTTCCTATTTAAGTCTTAACAACGCTTTAAATTGGACTCTTgtgtcttctttttcttattgacgtcttaaattcaataaattcgCTGGAATCATCACCATATTACCTGTCAACTACTCCATGTATAAATAAAGTAAGGCATATAATGATTTCgtaacattttaaattttttgttgataCAAAATTGTATCtctacatttttttatttttagttctcgACATAACCTTAGGGTTCTTACTATCTAAAATAACGTACAAatgttttttttagtttttttgtgGTTGAAATAAGGCGGGAAATTAAGGAGTCAAAAAGGTTGGTTTACTTTGCTCTCCGTTCCTGGCGCTGAAGGGTGTAGGACCAGACAACACATAAAGAGGGTCAGCACAGAGTAGCACAGCATATGCAGAAGATGTTAATGATGGCATCAGAATATTCATTAATGCAAATAAAGACTCTTTTCTCGAAATTCATTACCAATATTGTCAAATCCATGCACGTGAAATAAACTCTTCACAGTACAGCAACCTTCCAATTTCAAATGTCAAACAGTAGTAGCAACTATAAGAAAGGTGTGTGTTTGGAGTTTGGACTCACTGTTGTAAAATTGGAGTTTGAATCaacataattttataaaattaattttgaataaGAATGAATTTGCGtcaatataatttatttgtagtaattttatattaaaattaattttgataatataaatattgtttgaataatatttgttaaaataattactaaaaaaacatgatattaaattataatattattttttaagtatgtttaaatttttttatatttttagtatattttttatatagtatttCTTTTAGTATTCttagtatttttttagtatgttataatttattattattattattattattattattattattatctatggttaattgttttatttaatttgttctGACTAATAAAATCAATCAATTATATTACAAAAAGATAAcgataataaatataatacacaaCAACTACAGTTATAAAAGTATacaatatcaaataaaaaaattaacaaaagaaaaccaataaataataaaaaaatgtttatacaaagagaaaaaaataaaatcccataaataaaataataagatgTACGAAGAGTAGAGTTggtgaaaagaaaattaatttttagagtTAATGGGTCAATGCTAACTAAAAAATGCGGTTTGAGTACAAAAATCATATCTgcattcataaaaaaaatagtcaaaCTAAAAATTGAAGCGGTGAAGAAACTTAAACATATTTTTCATTGTTCAAATTTTTGTAAtgaatcttaaaaaaatatatatctatGTCTTAATATATCGTATacttaaatttatatttataaatactaattaaatttaGTAGTGTACTGTTGCTTAGGTTTATCACGGTTTGGCTTTAATTATGAACTTTTCTAGTTATTGATCGGTTGATTTCCATGTACTATAAGTTGAACTGATacaattaaatatatattttattatgctAATAATTTGTAGTCATATAATATGCTAATAATACGATATTTttctgaattttattttaacataaaatactTGAGTATTTAACCGTTCTTTTTATGACAATAATTAATTTGTAGCTCAAGTAGATTGTTATCATTTCATAGCCATAGTAGTAATAATAACAGAATAAGGTTTGATGACCAAAGGTAAAACAAAAATGACAAAATTATAGCTAGCAGTGGGCATAACCTGATAAATTCCAAACCCCAAAGAGGCGGGTGGAGATACCTCCAGACATATATTCTAAACTAGTCTTATGCAAACAAGAATAAAAGGAAGAGAACAAAGTTTGATGTAAAGAAACGATATAATGAATAAAACTTTTAAAGGGAGAGAGACAGTGATAATTTGAATGATTTGAAGaggaaataaaaagaaaaatgatttaCGCTAGACCTAGTTAGTAGTGGTGGTAGTACTAAAGAGAGAAATTAAAGGGGGTGGGAGAAGAGGACAGAGAAAAAGGATGAAAAGATGGTACTAAGGCAAAGAGGGAAGAAAGGAAACAGGGTGGGGGTGGGAGTGGGGAATAGACATTAATGACATGAATGGGTGTGCACGCAATTGCTCACCAACACACTGAATCACTGACATTGTCTGGCCTCATCAGTGATCATGGTCCTTCTGCTTTCTGCTTTCTACTTTCTGCTCTCATAATATCACTCTCCTTCCTTTTTGTCCCCCTCTTCCCTCCCTCTCTATTCATGTTCTACACTCCCTTTTgtcttttttattcttcttaGTATACCCTCTTCCATTATAAAATGGTGGGTCTAATCTTATGAATTCGGTGGtaataaaaatacttttgtATCATAGTTAGCTTAGATATCAGAGAACacagaatatatatatatatatatatattatatatatatatatatatatatatatatatatatatatatatatatatatatatatatatatatatatatatatattttggtgactatatatatatattaagtaCTTGTTTGGgcgttattattttattaaaaaaaaaattttaataaaaaaagattttttttttattttttagcgtgtttagtaaatttttagtagtaaaagtaaaagtattagaaaaataaaaaaaatcttttttgaggagttgtaatttacattttttttaaaagatcttttttctttaagaaaagatattttttatgtaataaataaaaaaagtgcttttatattattatacccaaacataattgatagataaaaagatctttttgcatgagatatccaaacataaaattacttttacttttctataagatattttaaaaaaagataactcaaaaaaagatcttttcttaaaaattcatCCAAACAAACTTTAAATATAAGGTTAATTTCACAAAGAAAGACGAGCTaaagaaaaaattcaaaacaaatacggttaaatctaaaattatatataatttgcaTTGAAGATTTGGAGGGTCATCACTTCCCGTTTCTTTAATGCGACTTCATCTGTCTCCTGTTCTAAATGAagtattataatttataatcaaaaaaataagaatataataaCATGTGATAtggtttttctttctttggttaaatttatttttttattaacttttgaataaaaaatgattaaattaacttaagtaattatttttttaaaaaataaaataattcataTTGATTAAggttattttaacattaattatttattttaaaaaatcgaTTAATTCAGTTGGTTTATTCTTcttgaatttaaaaaatcatattacaTGTTGTATTCTCATTGcttgataataatattttaccCAAAAACATTGCATACTCGATTCTACCATTCATCAAGTATTTTGATGTTGCCATTTCTATAGAaaagaaaacaatttttaaatttttttatttttttaaatttgaaaataaaaaaaagtgactaagaaattattatatatttataattttatcttttatatatgACAATATATGTTAAAACTAATGTGTACTAAAGGTATTAATAAATACTCACCAAACAAATAAgggaaaataatatttttaaattgattgcCTCTTAATATCATCATATTATTCCGTTTTTGACTTTTGTTTTTAAGATGTCTTTATATAAATCGATATAacttaaatcaattttttaattaaattgatttacTAATATGAAATAATTCATTTTAACTTAAATTGATTTATAGAAAAATTGGTTTAAACCTTGAAgtaatttcatttattttaaatcGATTTATTAGAGTTACAAAAAGTATGTATTGATTTACATACGAAGCTGGTCTTTGTATAAAATTAGTTGTATCATATTAAATCCTTCATTTATTTTGTATTCATATattgttataatttttaaaaaaattcattttatttatttattttattttgagtaCAACTAAAATCTttataacaattttaaattaaatatttttataaaatttttattgtaaacaattttataaaatttaaaaatttcttacaaaatttaatgaatactataaaaatttataatgtaCTCGTAATATCTATTAAGTAATGAAAAAGGTTAAACTTTATGAAAATACACTATATATTTATAGGATTATATTTTCTACCAAACGATGAGAGTCATTAaaaacatatattaattaaatcatgttattttatttgtacaataaaaaattttaaatcttataaaaatacttataatataacaataataaaattttgtcCCACTAAATAGCTGAAATTGGCTATAAAAATGCttataataattacaaaaaatatttataataaaattttataattttataaaaatatttaatttaaaattattataaaaattttaattatagtcattacaaaataaatgaatacaataaaaatttaaaaaaaatataacaatatatGAATATAAAATGAATGAACGGTTTAATATAGTACTACTAATTTTATATAGAAATAACTTTCTTTGATTTCTATATAAAATTAGtttatgtattgattttaaattttaagataaatCAAATTACTTTAAGATGCCATTTTTTAACTAAATCAATTTAAGTTAAAACAATTTATTATGCttttctaataaatttaaaaacataattTACCTAAAAATTGCAATAAAATTTACTTCTTTTATTCATGAAATATGTACAACCAATGTGATATATATTATGATGGTAAAtacttatattttatttaagagGTTTTATATTCTAGTTTTAGAATtaacaaaatttgtttttttttttataaattatatatgataaaaaaattgtaaatcaaatatttttctatatcCTATTATATATAGATgatagataatatataataaatatatataaatgataTTATAATAACCTATTGGCAAATTTGAATCTCCCATCTTTCGTAAACCCTAAAACTTATTACATATACATCATTTAAGTCATATGACAACAGCAACAATCCAGCGCATACTATAGTGATGCAGGTCATATCCAAACAGGTATTTTATGGAGCTTTCAAGAAGAGCTCTATTTAGATGAAGATGAAATTGTCAAAGTAATTTACAAATAgacccatattttattttcttatcgtAAATTGACCCTCAAATTTTTCTTCTAGTGCGACTAATTCCCATCATGGGCTACGGCTACTTACTCAAATATATGCTCCATTATATAAGAACTGAAGTTTTTTTGGTAAAaccttttaataaaataataattttaattgtttaaaatagattcaaaaatatagaagtgttctttttaaaatataaacataaaatttgaatttaataaatttttctgagtgaaaaaatgtatttttttgtaaaaaatctTTGTAAAAATGCGTGCTAGCTTAGACTCTAATCTGTTTAGTACTGCATATTCTTAGAAAATAAgattttagaaatttaatttattattttaaaaggataaaaataatttagaataaaaaatcggacgctaatcttaaaggttttggtccaaagtgagccaaacaaattaaaaatgttaaCGGGTTGGACCTGATCCAAGTTGGGCCCAAACCTAATATATATAAACACAATtaatgagcatttcagctcatttctAGCCCTAAAACAAGAAAAGGGCGCTGCTgggagaagagaggaagaagagagttGCTATTATTTATCTCCTCCTTCTTTTGGCCATGACTTGAGCTACGAAgttccgattgacgagccgtttgcagCCACCCAAAGCTCTTGCCGAACCCGTCATTTATAAAAAAGTTTTGTTGGtaatattttgaaattcaaGCTCCAGTTTTCAGCCCCtaataatttcatatttttacgTTTGATTTTTGagtaaattttatgattttgtttgTTTAGGGGTGATCTAGCAATTGAAATATTGTTGGATTTATCCCTAATTTCATTGGGTAAGATAAGGTCTCACTAAATCCTTGTgtttagttattttt is a window encoding:
- the LOC130945439 gene encoding LOB domain-containing protein 4-like encodes the protein MSSSFSAAAANNSPCAACKIQRRKCTQECVFAPYFPPDNPQRFAYVHKVFGASNVAKLLNDLNAAQREDAVKSLAYEAEARLRDPVYGCVGLISLLQHKLKQLQAELNHAKTELANYVVVNNNNNNGSSHAPVLPLFNNQHHQQPSQLNRNNLSHHSLQPFSVSVSPFQEVVMQHQQEILGFENYMTIGSSSAASAVSPSLALGPVDHSFHHPHHNHHHNLQQQIQAHHQSFMFQKQAKFEGEEGRNSRRTGPSCC